GCAGCCCCGCGTCGACGGCGAGCGCGGCTCGCTGGTGACCGTCGCCAGCATCGAGGGCCTGGAAGGTACGGCGGGCGGCAGCTCGTACAACGCGGCCAAGGGCGGCGTCGTTCTGCTGACGAAGAACATCGCGCTCGACTACGGGCCGAGCGGCATCCGGGCCAACGCCATCTGCCCCGGCTTCATCGAAACGCCAATGGCCCAAAGCGTGTTCGGCCTGCCGGGGATGGAGGGTCCGCTGGCCTCCATCACCACGGAGCATGCCCTGCAACGGCTGGGCCGGCCGGAGGAGGTCGCGGCCATGGCGGCGTTCCTGCTGTCTACCGCCGCCTCTTTCGTCAGCGGCCAGGCCATTGCCGTCGACGGCGGCTACACCGCCGGCCGCGACCACGGCGTGGTCAAACTCTTCGGTTTTCCCCAGTGAGGCCGCCGCGAGCTACGCACCGGCGTAGATCGGGGTCCCGAAGCCCCCACGCCTAAAGGCGGTCAGCCACGCGGTTTTTGGCACTATGCGGCGGTGGACTAAGGTTGGGCTAAGGTTGTCCGTGGTGCTGCTTTTCCACATGGTGTTGATCGGCCTGGCCGGGTTCGCCGCCGGCGCCATCAACGCGCTCGTCGGATCGGGCACCCTGATCACGTTCCCCACGCTCGTCGCCCTCGGCTATCCGCCGGTCACGGCCACCATGTCGAACGCGGTCGGCCTGGTGGCCGGAAGCGTGTCGGGCACCTGGGGTTATCGCGCCGAGCTGGCCGGTCAGTGGGATCGGTTGCGGTGGCAGCTCCCGGCGTCATTGGCCGGGGCGCTGCTGGGCGCCTTCCTGCTGCTGCATCTGCCCGCAAGGGTGTTCGCCGAGGTCGTGCCGGTTCTGTTGGTGCTGGCCTTGGTGCTGGTGATGATCGGGCCGCGGCTCCAGTCGTGGGCGTTCCAGCGTGCCGAGCAGGCGGGACGTTCACCCGAACACACCACGCCGGCGCGGATGGCTGCGCTGGTGCTGGGCACGTTCGCGGTCGGCGTCTACGGCGGCTACTTCACCGCCGCGCAGGGCATCCTGCTCGTCGGCATCATGGGCGCGCTGCTGCCGGAGTCGGTGCAGCGCATGAACGCGGCCAAGAACCTCATGACTCTGGTGGTGAATGTCGTTGCCGCGGTTGCCTATTCGCTGGTGGCCTTCGGCCGCATCAGCTGGCCGGTGGCCGGTCTCATCGCGGCGGGCTCGCTGATCGGGGGATGGGTCGGCGCGCACTATGGGCGCCGGCTGTCGCCGAAGGCGTTGCGCTCCACCATCGTGGTGGTCGGCCTGATCGGGCTGTACCGCCTGGTCACGGTGGCGTGACGAAAGCCCCTCGTCGACCCGCGGACGGCGGGGTGGGCCGGTAGTTCACCGGCGAACCGGCGCCGCGAGCGCGGCGTCCGCCGTCCGGTAAATGGGCAGCATGCCGTGGAGCCCGCACGCGTCGACAATTCGCGCGACGATCGGCGCGCGACTCACCAGACGCATTTCGATGCCACGCTCGCGACACCGTTGCGCCTCGTCGGCCAGCACAGCGAACGCGCAGCAGCCCATGAAATCGAGTCCCGTGACGTCGACCACGAGGGGTCCGGGCGGTGTGACGACGCCGGCCGCCTCGCTGACCAGCTGCCGCCACGTGTGCTCGTTGCAGGCGTCGATCTCACCGCCCGCGTTGATGAGCACCGCCGCGCCGCTGCGGTCGGTGGTCGCCCTCAGCGTGCTGTGTGAATCGCCCAGCTCGTAAACCAGCCGCGTGCTGAGCATGAAGTGGGGGCTGGACATAGGTTCCGCAATAACCGGGCTCATGATGGACTCCCTCATCGATCGGTGTCGGTGACGCCGGTCTGGATGCCCGTCCTGCTGTCTTAAGACAGACGGTTCGCGAATCGCGAATCTCATTTGTATAACGAGACAGGGCGGTCTGTCTATATGTCGGGGGTTAAGAGTATGGTAAGGCTCGCTATGACAAGCCACGATGTCACGACGCCGGCCTCGGCCCGTGAACGAATCCTGGCTGCGGCTTACGAGCTGTTCAGCCGGCGCGGGATCCGCGCGGTCGGCACCGACGAGGTGATCGAGCGGGCCAGCGTGGCGAGGGCGACCCTCTACCGTCATTTCGCGACCAAAAACGACCTGGTCCTGGCCGTGCTGCAGCGGCGTGAAGAACTGTGGACCCATGGCCTCATCGAGGAGCGGTCACGGCAGCGAGGCAACACCCCCGAGGAACAGTTGCTCGCGATCTTTGACGTGATGCACGACTGGTTTCAGCTCCGCGACGGTTACGAAGGCTGCTCGTTTATCAACGTGTTGCTCGAGTTGGGGCCGGCCCATCCGGCCGGGCGGGCCAGCATCGCCCACATCGACCACGTCCGCGACATCGTGCGTCACCGCGCTCTCGCGGCGGGGCTGACCGACGTCGAGGACTTCGCCTCGTCCTGGCACATCCTGATGAAGGGCGCCATCATCCTCGCGGCCGTGGGTGAGCTGGATGCCGCGCTGCGCGCCCGCAAGATGGCCTGCACGCTTATCGAACAGCACCGGCCGATATCCGCGGCCGACGCCGGTGAGGCCGTGAGCTAGGCCCGGGTTGGCTCGTCGACTTTGATGACTCTGCGCTCACCAGGCACTCTTCTCGTACTTTTGCCTGGTGGGCGCAGAGTCAACCGCAGCAAGTCAGCGTGACCGGGTGTGCCAGCTGGTCGACCTGCTCTCCGGCGTGGAGAACGAATTGGCATCGCTGCTTCATCAACCCCCACAGCACTACCCCTGCCTATAGCGACCTGGGTTCAAACGTTTCAGCACCAAGGAGCTGGGTTAGCGGATTTCACGCGGCGTCGGCCGGGGTGCCGGCCTTGCGGTAGTGCTCGGCCTCGAGTTCGGCGATCGCCCGCGAGGTGCGTTCGCGCAGCAGGATCGCGGCGATAAGTCCGCCGATGACCGCGATGAGTAGCCCGATCCAGGAGAACCGCTCCATCCAGCGTTCGGCGGCCATCCCGGCGAAATACACCAGGGCGGTCGTGCCGCCGGCCCAGCAGATAGCGCCCGACACGTTGGCGGCCAGGAAACGCGGGTAGTGCATCTTCAAGGCTCCGGCCAGCGGCCCGGCGAAGATCCGCAGCAGCGCGATGAAGCGGCCGAAGAAGACCGCCCGAACCCCCCAGCGGTTGAACAACTTTTCGGCGAGGGCGACGTGCCCGGGACCGAAGTGTCTCGGGAACCGCCGGCCGAGCCGGTCGAAGAGCGGCATGCCGAACCGGCGCCCGACCGTATAGCCAATCGAGTCGCCGACCACGGCGCCGATCACCGCGGCAATGCCGACGCCGATCGGATTGACCGCCAGGTCGTGCTGCGACGACATCAACGCCGCGCTGACCAGCACGATCTCGCCGGGCAGCGGTATGCCCAGGCTCTCCATCCCCACCACGCCGCCGACCACCAGGTAGACCGCGAGCGGCGGGATGGACTGCAGCAAAGCCTCCACATTCATGGGTCAAGGATGCCTGACCGGCGGTCGAACCGCGCCGTAACGTCGCCGCTTTCCCGCGGCGCGCCGAGGGGTTCCAGCCGCGGCCGTTTGGGCACCCGCCCGTCGGCCGACGACCGGCCGCGCAGGCGGCGCCAGATCCACGGGATGAAACTGTCGTGGGTCCAGCGCAGCTGTTCGTAGGCGCTGGCCGGGAACGACAACCGCATGGGATGGCCGCTCGCCTCGGCCCAATCATGGTTGCTGTCAGGCAATTTGAGAGCTTCGGCGGCCGCGGCCGCAAACAGGATGTGCCCTTGGCTCGACGCGTGCACGCGGTCGACGGCCCACGTGTCCACGTTGTGCATCGAGGGCGCGTTGTACAGGTCGACGAGCCGGAACCCGTAGCGATCGGCGGCCGCCGCGATGGCGTCGTTGATGCGGGTGAGCCGCGACGACACAAGCCGGCCGAGCGGAAGGAATTGCGCGACGTTGGGGAACGTGGTGGTCACCACCGTCGCCCCCGAATCGGCCAGCGCGGCGTGGACGTGGTCGAGGTCGACAAGGGCACGGCCGAACGATCGTCCCGGCTGGATGACGTCGTTCATTCCGGCGCACACGGTGATCAGGTCCGGGCGCATCGCCAGCGCCTGCGGAACCTGCTCGCTCAGCACGTCGGCCATCCGCTTGCCGCGGATCGCCAGGTTGGCGTATCGCAAACCCGGAAAGAACGAGTCGATCAAGACGGCGAGCCGGTCGGCAAATCCGAGGAGGCCGACGGCGTCGTCGCCGTCCCATAAGCCCTCGGTCTGACTGTCACCGATGGCGATGTATCGGCGGTATCCGGTCCCAATAGCACCGCACACGAAGCCGAGACTAATCGCAATTTCGGGCCGCGTGGCCGCGACAAGCTGCCAAAAGTGCCCGAAAGTGGTTGTCTTCTGCAGCGGGGCGCAACGTTCGCCATCCGGCGGGCCGACGACCGGTGGGCGAATGCCCAAGTGGCGCAGAGCGGCCGCGGATCCAGTCGAACGAGGCTGGCCACCCGGGTCAGTCGCTGCGCCAAGCAGCTTTGCCAGGTTTTTACAAGAAGGCTTTGTGCTAATTCACAGCCGGTTGACAACCGAGTATCCAGGAAGCGCGGCTACGGTGGTCACATCAGGTCTACTGCGCATGTGAGAGCGAAGTAACGCAGGGATAATCGCCGATTTTGCGTGCGTCACCGCATGGCCGTGCGTCACCGCATGGCCATGCGTTCGAGGAAGGACTGGTGCCATGGTTGATCGGTCACGGCGTGGTCGATTGCGAGAACTCGGACCGCGAGTGCTGTCCGTCATCGGACACCAAGAGTGGCTGGATCGGCCGAGCTATCGGTTTGAGCACCTGCTCAGCTTCGCCTATAACGGGCTGGGCGGGGCGCGCGACTCCGTCACCAACGCGCTGCACGGCGTCTGGCTCGGGCACCCGGTGCATCCGCCGCTGGCATCGCTGACGAGCGGCGCGCTCGGCACGACGGTGGCATTGGATGCGTTCAGCTTGCTGCCGGGCCGGCGCACCACCGAGGTCGGCGAAGCGTCACGGTTTGCCCGCCGCGCCCTGGGCGTGGGGATTGTGGCGAGCATCGGCTCCGCCATCACCGGCACCACCGATTGGCAGCACACCCACGAGGCGGAGCGCCGGGTGGGGTTGGTACACGGCCTGGTGAACCTGGCCGCGACCGCGCTGTACGCACAGTCCTGGTGGGACCGTCGCCGGGGCCGCAACCTCCGCGGGATCGCCCTCACCGCGCTCGGCTACGCGATCACCCTCGGGGGTGGTTACCTCGGCGGGGCCCTGGTGTTCGAGTCCGGTGTCGGAATCGACCAGTCGGGTGAGCGGCTGCGCACCAAGGAGTGGACGCCGGTGCTGGCCGCGAGCTCGTTGAATGGGAAACCGGTGCGCGTCGAGGTCGACGGGGTGGGACTGGTGGTGTGCCAGACCAAGCCGGGAGAGGTGTCGGCGTTCGGTGAGTTCTGCCCGCACCTGGCGGCGCCGATGGCCGACGGCTGGGTCGATCGCGGGCGGATCGTGTGCCCGTG
The nucleotide sequence above comes from Mycobacterium malmoense. Encoded proteins:
- a CDS encoding SDR family NAD(P)-dependent oxidoreductase, translating into MVSTDRARSRTFIVTGAASGIGLATARRLLAEGGTVVGADLADPPDLGSRFQFVAADVTDEAAIAAVLAAVPGRLDGVFHAAGVAGGGPVHLLDRAEWDRVIGINLTGTFLVAKAALARMIEQPRVDGERGSLVTVASIEGLEGTAGGSSYNAAKGGVVLLTKNIALDYGPSGIRANAICPGFIETPMAQSVFGLPGMEGPLASITTEHALQRLGRPEEVAAMAAFLLSTAASFVSGQAIAVDGGYTAGRDHGVVKLFGFPQ
- a CDS encoding sulfite exporter TauE/SafE family protein, whose translation is MVLIGLAGFAAGAINALVGSGTLITFPTLVALGYPPVTATMSNAVGLVAGSVSGTWGYRAELAGQWDRLRWQLPASLAGALLGAFLLLHLPARVFAEVVPVLLVLALVLVMIGPRLQSWAFQRAEQAGRSPEHTTPARMAALVLGTFAVGVYGGYFTAAQGILLVGIMGALLPESVQRMNAAKNLMTLVVNVVAAVAYSLVAFGRISWPVAGLIAAGSLIGGWVGAHYGRRLSPKALRSTIVVVGLIGLYRLVTVA
- a CDS encoding anti-sigma factor antagonist, translated to MSPVIAEPMSSPHFMLSTRLVYELGDSHSTLRATTDRSGAAVLINAGGEIDACNEHTWRQLVSEAAGVVTPPGPLVVDVTGLDFMGCCAFAVLADEAQRCRERGIEMRLVSRAPIVARIVDACGLHGMLPIYRTADAALAAPVRR
- a CDS encoding TetR/AcrR family transcriptional regulator; this translates as MTSHDVTTPASARERILAAAYELFSRRGIRAVGTDEVIERASVARATLYRHFATKNDLVLAVLQRREELWTHGLIEERSRQRGNTPEEQLLAIFDVMHDWFQLRDGYEGCSFINVLLELGPAHPAGRASIAHIDHVRDIVRHRALAAGLTDVEDFASSWHILMKGAIILAAVGELDAALRARKMACTLIEQHRPISAADAGEAVS
- a CDS encoding DedA family protein, with the protein product MNVEALLQSIPPLAVYLVVGGVVGMESLGIPLPGEIVLVSAALMSSQHDLAVNPIGVGIAAVIGAVVGDSIGYTVGRRFGMPLFDRLGRRFPRHFGPGHVALAEKLFNRWGVRAVFFGRFIALLRIFAGPLAGALKMHYPRFLAANVSGAICWAGGTTALVYFAGMAAERWMERFSWIGLLIAVIGGLIAAILLRERTSRAIAELEAEHYRKAGTPADAA
- a CDS encoding SGNH/GDSL hydrolase family protein, with product MCGAIGTGYRRYIAIGDSQTEGLWDGDDAVGLLGFADRLAVLIDSFFPGLRYANLAIRGKRMADVLSEQVPQALAMRPDLITVCAGMNDVIQPGRSFGRALVDLDHVHAALADSGATVVTTTFPNVAQFLPLGRLVSSRLTRINDAIAAAADRYGFRLVDLYNAPSMHNVDTWAVDRVHASSQGHILFAAAAAEALKLPDSNHDWAEASGHPMRLSFPASAYEQLRWTHDSFIPWIWRRLRGRSSADGRVPKRPRLEPLGAPRESGDVTARFDRRSGILDP
- a CDS encoding Rieske 2Fe-2S domain-containing protein, translating into MVDRSRRGRLRELGPRVLSVIGHQEWLDRPSYRFEHLLSFAYNGLGGARDSVTNALHGVWLGHPVHPPLASLTSGALGTTVALDAFSLLPGRRTTEVGEASRFARRALGVGIVASIGSAITGTTDWQHTHEAERRVGLVHGLVNLAATALYAQSWWDRRRGRNLRGIALTALGYAITLGGGYLGGALVFESGVGIDQSGERLRTKEWTPVLAASSLNGKPVRVEVDGVGLVVCQTKPGEVSAFGEFCPHLAAPMADGWVDRGRIVCPWHGSWFEAESGEVLRGPSAAPLPRYEARLVDGMVEVRGEEEMRIDAQSGGKGITK